Proteins encoded by one window of Enterococcus faecalis:
- a CDS encoding ABC transporter ATP-binding protein, whose product MLKRFFGYYRPYRRLFILDFGCAVFAGLLELAFPVAVNQVIDKIMPKGDFRLIALASAGLFAFYIINTFLQFIVVYFGHMLGVNIETDMREELYQHLQTQPFEYYDNQKTGKLMSRLTTDLFEISEVAHHGPEDVFITIMTLAGSFLLMLTIHVKLAIATFILLPFITIALGYFNKKMTKANTDIYDNLGEFNAGIEASVSGIRVTQSFANEPFERKQFNYLNQMYRKSKLYFYKVMGVSSAYNYLLIRLINLFSLIFGAYYTIKGEITEGQFVGFILLANIFIRPIEKVNNMIESYPKGFAGFKRFTEEMDKQPSIKDLPGAVAVSHLEGTIAYKDVSFAYEDGTKVLDHINLKIQPGETVAFVGQSGSGKTTLCNLLPRFYEVSSGEITIDGRNIQQMTLASLRKQIGIVQQDVFLFPGTLRENIAYGNLNATEIDIQQAVKLAHLEHVIQLMPDGLDTIIGERGVKLSGGQKQRVAIARMFLKNPPILILDEATSALDTETEQVIQESLNSLADGRTTLIIAHRLATIKHADRIIVVSDQGILEDGTHETLYAQRGHYRRLYDAQFRT is encoded by the coding sequence ATGTTAAAGCGTTTTTTTGGGTATTATCGACCTTATCGTCGATTATTTATTTTGGATTTTGGGTGTGCCGTTTTTGCGGGGCTGTTAGAGTTGGCTTTTCCAGTAGCAGTCAACCAAGTAATTGATAAGATTATGCCAAAAGGAGATTTTCGCCTCATTGCATTAGCTAGTGCGGGCTTATTTGCATTTTATATAATCAATACGTTTTTACAATTTATTGTGGTTTATTTTGGTCATATGTTAGGCGTGAATATTGAAACAGATATGCGTGAAGAATTATATCAACATCTTCAAACACAACCGTTTGAGTATTATGATAATCAAAAAACAGGGAAATTAATGAGCCGTTTGACCACTGATCTTTTTGAAATTTCGGAAGTGGCGCATCATGGTCCAGAAGACGTCTTTATTACGATTATGACGTTAGCAGGTTCTTTTTTATTAATGTTAACCATTCACGTGAAATTAGCCATCGCTACGTTTATTTTATTGCCATTTATCACGATTGCGCTAGGCTATTTTAATAAAAAAATGACAAAAGCGAATACGGATATTTACGATAATTTAGGTGAATTTAATGCTGGGATTGAAGCGTCAGTAAGTGGGATACGTGTCACGCAATCTTTTGCAAATGAACCATTTGAACGAAAACAGTTTAATTATTTAAATCAAATGTATCGAAAATCGAAATTATATTTTTATAAGGTGATGGGTGTCAGTTCCGCCTATAATTACTTATTAATTCGTCTGATAAATTTATTTTCATTAATTTTTGGTGCGTACTATACAATTAAAGGAGAAATTACAGAAGGTCAGTTTGTAGGATTTATTTTATTAGCCAATATTTTTATTCGGCCGATTGAAAAAGTCAACAATATGATTGAAAGCTATCCCAAAGGATTTGCTGGCTTTAAACGTTTTACGGAAGAAATGGACAAACAACCGTCCATCAAAGATTTGCCAGGAGCTGTTGCTGTTTCACATTTAGAAGGAACGATTGCCTATAAAGATGTTTCATTTGCTTATGAAGATGGCACAAAAGTTTTAGACCATATCAATTTAAAAATTCAACCTGGTGAAACCGTTGCTTTCGTTGGCCAAAGTGGTTCAGGAAAAACGACCTTGTGCAATCTGTTGCCTCGTTTTTATGAAGTTAGTAGTGGTGAAATTACGATTGACGGTAGAAATATCCAGCAAATGACCTTGGCTTCATTACGTAAGCAAATTGGAATTGTTCAACAAGATGTGTTTTTATTCCCTGGAACATTACGAGAAAATATTGCTTATGGGAATTTAAATGCTACAGAAATAGACATTCAACAAGCGGTGAAATTAGCACATTTAGAACATGTAATTCAGCTAATGCCAGATGGCTTAGACACAATTATTGGCGAACGTGGCGTGAAATTATCGGGCGGTCAAAAGCAGCGAGTGGCAATTGCGCGAATGTTCTTGAAGAACCCGCCGATTTTAATTCTAGATGAAGCGACTTCTGCATTAGATACAGAAACAGAGCAAGTGATTCAAGAGTCATTAAACTCGTTAGCTGACGGGCGAACAACATTAATTATTGCCCACAGACTGGCAACGATTAAACATGCTGATCGAATAATCGTAGTGAGTGACCAAGGAATTTTAGAAGATGGAACACATGAAACTTTGTACGCGCAAAGAGGCCACTATCGTCGCTTATACGATGCTCAATTTAGAACATAA
- a CDS encoding HAD family hydrolase: protein MRTIVFDVDDTLYDQQQPFRNAMTKIFPNVATEDMHELYLRFRHHSDETFPKVLANEWSLDFMRFFRMNETLKDLNYPGISQEEGKIFQQVYEEELDNITMHPEVTKLLDTLQEKEIPMGIITNGPTDHQFKKVKQLNLEKWVPSQNIIISQSTGFQKPEKEIFDLACNQFCMEPEHTLYVGDSYDNDIVGARNGGWHSLWFNHRSRELPSCQPASHLAEVTCFTELCPTVEKLFNL from the coding sequence ATGAGAACCATTGTTTTTGATGTTGATGACACGCTGTACGATCAGCAACAACCCTTTCGAAATGCGATGACTAAAATTTTCCCGAACGTTGCGACAGAGGATATGCATGAATTGTATCTTCGTTTTAGACACCACAGCGATGAAACGTTTCCGAAAGTTTTAGCCAATGAATGGTCCCTAGATTTCATGCGGTTTTTCCGGATGAATGAAACATTAAAGGATCTAAACTATCCAGGAATTTCACAAGAAGAAGGAAAAATTTTCCAACAAGTTTATGAAGAAGAATTGGATAATATTACGATGCATCCAGAAGTTACTAAGCTTCTTGATACTTTACAAGAGAAAGAAATTCCGATGGGGATTATTACAAATGGTCCAACAGACCATCAATTTAAAAAAGTTAAACAATTGAATCTTGAAAAATGGGTTCCAAGCCAAAATATCATTATTTCTCAAAGTACGGGTTTTCAAAAACCTGAAAAGGAAATTTTTGATTTAGCCTGTAATCAATTTTGTATGGAACCTGAACATACTTTATATGTTGGTGATAGTTATGACAATGATATTGTAGGCGCACGTAATGGTGGCTGGCATTCTCTTTGGTTTAACCACCGCTCTCGTGAACTACCAAGTTGCCAACCTGCATCACACCTTGCAGAAGTCACTTGTTTCACCGAACTTTGTCCGACTGTGGAGAAATTATTTAATCTTTAA
- a CDS encoding DUF916 and DUF3324 domain-containing protein has protein sequence MKNRYFILMILSFYFFAFGIETSAAELRFSVETEIPENQIDKTKTYFDLMMKPDQEQILKVRAANSTDENLVIDVSVKSATTNSNGVIEYGESLTALDKSAPADLSEIIQLKDGGESVELPAKSEKVDETKDKQKENTNGLAIENRYAYTVAVLLRENETVVQPELSLEKVEPTQRNARSVISATLLNHEAAYLQSMKVTANVKNKKTNNVILEKEQEDMQMALNSIFNFPIPYEENEMEAGTYVLAMTVEGSGKKWQFTKEFTISKEEAKTFNEKDVTVKKTESKLIYLLIGLLLLLLIICLFIILRLKKQKNK, from the coding sequence ATGAAAAATAGATATTTTATTCTGATGATCCTAAGTTTTTATTTCTTTGCTTTTGGGATTGAAACCTCAGCAGCAGAATTACGATTTAGTGTTGAAACAGAAATTCCAGAAAACCAAATAGATAAAACAAAAACATATTTTGATTTAATGATGAAACCAGACCAAGAACAAATTTTGAAAGTTCGAGCGGCCAATAGTACAGATGAAAATTTAGTGATTGATGTTAGTGTGAAGTCGGCCACAACAAACAGCAACGGAGTGATTGAATATGGCGAGTCGTTGACAGCATTAGATAAATCTGCACCAGCAGATTTATCAGAAATCATTCAACTGAAAGACGGCGGTGAGAGTGTTGAATTGCCTGCTAAAAGTGAAAAAGTCGATGAAACGAAAGACAAGCAAAAAGAAAATACAAACGGCTTAGCAATTGAAAATCGCTATGCCTATACAGTAGCTGTTTTACTTCGAGAAAATGAAACAGTTGTACAACCAGAATTGTCTTTAGAGAAAGTTGAACCGACACAAAGAAATGCGCGCAGTGTTATTTCTGCAACACTGTTAAACCATGAAGCAGCCTATCTTCAATCAATGAAAGTAACGGCAAATGTTAAAAATAAGAAAACAAATAACGTTATTTTAGAGAAAGAACAAGAAGATATGCAAATGGCGCTCAATTCAATTTTTAATTTCCCTATTCCTTATGAAGAAAATGAAATGGAAGCTGGAACGTATGTATTGGCAATGACTGTGGAAGGCTCAGGAAAAAAATGGCAATTTACGAAAGAATTTACAATCTCAAAAGAGGAAGCAAAAACATTTAATGAGAAAGATGTAACCGTCAAAAAAACGGAATCTAAACTTATTTATCTCTTAATCGGTTTATTGCTCCTTTTACTGATAATCTGCCTGTTCATCATTTTACGTCTGAAAAAACAAAAAAATAAATAA
- the elrD gene encoding WxL domain-containing protein ElrD — MKKMTIASSLILATIAVGTLPVQAEEVANRDTDAIVKFKAPDEKDPNSKNPVVDPEDKDGKDPVTPIDPVNPDKPVDEGSTGPLTLDYASSLNFGENIISTKDEIYFASAQVLKDKNNVEKTGPLFAQITDNRGTLEGWTLSAKQNSAFTSATKGQTLEGTEIVFQNASAVTAGQSAAPTSLASVTFGTVGESHNVMVAATDQGAGKWSYLYGNASSIAEVDGRQVMKDVQLKVPGKSVKLNDAYKTTITWTLANTPV; from the coding sequence ATGAAAAAAATGACCATCGCAAGCAGCTTAATTTTAGCAACCATCGCGGTAGGCACACTACCAGTTCAAGCAGAGGAAGTGGCTAATCGCGACACAGATGCTATTGTAAAATTTAAAGCACCAGATGAAAAGGATCCCAACAGCAAAAATCCTGTAGTGGATCCAGAAGACAAAGACGGCAAAGATCCTGTGACACCTATCGACCCAGTAAATCCTGACAAACCAGTTGATGAAGGTTCTACAGGCCCCTTAACCTTGGACTATGCTTCAAGTTTAAACTTTGGTGAAAATATCATCAGCACAAAAGATGAAATCTATTTTGCATCAGCACAAGTTTTAAAAGATAAAAATAATGTTGAAAAAACGGGTCCATTATTTGCTCAAATTACAGATAATCGTGGAACTTTAGAAGGCTGGACTTTATCTGCAAAACAAAATTCTGCATTTACTTCTGCTACAAAAGGTCAGACGCTTGAAGGAACTGAAATTGTCTTTCAAAACGCTTCAGCTGTGACAGCAGGACAAAGCGCTGCACCAACAAGTTTAGCGAGCGTAACTTTTGGTACAGTTGGTGAAAGTCATAACGTGATGGTAGCTGCAACAGATCAAGGTGCTGGGAAATGGTCATACTTATACGGCAATGCTAGTTCAATTGCTGAAGTTGACGGCCGTCAAGTAATGAAAGATGTTCAATTAAAAGTGCCAGGTAAATCAGTTAAATTAAATGATGCCTACAAAACAACAATTACTTGGACATTAGCTAATACGCCAGTATAA
- the elrC gene encoding WxL domain-containing protein ElrC, whose amino-acid sequence MKKIILSTIPAITLGVAIAPEVNAEEKNYESNAIVEFTPDTSINKPVDPVNPDTEKPVEPFDPTTPDTGNKPNEGTTGPLSIDYASSLDFGKNKISNKDEKYYANPQYFFLADGSGPDLTNPKPNYVQISDKRGTNAGWALTVKQETQLTATKETLNKVLDGSEIKLSQNKAVSNSKAVTPTAHEVTLVAGDSSNVMSAAEGQGSGTWLSAFGGIEKVEVDGESVDKNTAITLTVPGATPKDAVQYKTVLTWTIADLPSV is encoded by the coding sequence ATGAAAAAAATTATCTTATCAACAATCCCCGCTATCACTTTAGGCGTGGCTATTGCACCAGAAGTGAATGCAGAAGAAAAAAACTATGAATCAAATGCCATCGTAGAATTTACGCCGGACACCTCTATCAACAAACCAGTCGATCCAGTGAATCCAGATACCGAAAAACCTGTTGAACCCTTTGACCCAACGACACCAGACACAGGCAATAAGCCAAATGAAGGAACAACTGGTCCACTAAGTATCGATTATGCTTCTAGTTTAGACTTTGGCAAAAATAAAATTTCAAATAAAGATGAAAAATATTATGCAAATCCACAATACTTTTTCTTGGCAGACGGTTCTGGTCCTGATTTGACTAATCCTAAACCAAATTATGTACAAATTTCCGACAAACGCGGAACGAATGCCGGTTGGGCCTTAACAGTTAAACAAGAAACACAATTAACAGCGACAAAAGAAACATTAAATAAAGTTTTAGACGGTTCAGAAATTAAATTAAGTCAAAACAAAGCAGTGTCTAATTCCAAAGCAGTCACACCAACTGCGCATGAAGTAACTTTAGTAGCTGGCGATTCATCAAATGTGATGTCTGCCGCTGAAGGTCAAGGTTCTGGAACTTGGCTTAGTGCGTTCGGTGGGATTGAAAAAGTGGAAGTTGACGGTGAAAGCGTAGATAAAAATACAGCGATCACATTAACTGTACCAGGAGCAACACCAAAAGATGCTGTTCAATACAAAACTGTTTTAACATGGACAATCGCTGATTTACCAAGCGTATAA
- the elrB gene encoding LPXTG anchor domain-containing protein ElrB, with translation MSLIKKIVSGVLLLGLISSVDVFAETNAYPTNTEVSFYGEYESPANKEKPDGKIPQRFPKQSEAIPAVSGESLKHSTSKTVDQKGSGFLPRTGTKQQQMFNYLGIIVIFMASFILKKRKKEQ, from the coding sequence GTGAGTCTTATCAAAAAAATAGTTAGCGGTGTATTGCTATTAGGATTGATTTCATCAGTTGATGTATTTGCTGAAACAAATGCCTATCCGACAAATACAGAAGTTTCTTTTTATGGCGAGTATGAATCACCAGCCAACAAAGAAAAACCAGATGGTAAGATACCACAGCGTTTCCCCAAGCAATCGGAAGCAATACCAGCAGTGAGTGGAGAATCATTGAAGCACTCAACAAGTAAAACGGTTGATCAAAAAGGCTCAGGCTTCTTACCTCGAACTGGTACTAAACAGCAACAAATGTTTAATTATCTCGGAATAATAGTCATCTTTATGGCTAGTTTTATTTTAAAAAAAAGAAAGAAGGAACAATAA
- the elrA gene encoding enterococcal leucine-rich protein ElrA has product MKKMCISAVSALLLGNSLLLPVTTFAETTETIASSSEENVSSVSEEKIPETSSAEEQNSATSSSEIPQSEELTTVETSEEPPNEALAITEAQLMMPQLYAGAVLDKATPISTLFPDPAFAENIRKQLSKSRTSNTVTQAELDKLNKVILENVVVSNVEGVQYLRNLEELSFQDSLNVTDLSPFAKGEFKLLRFLYMRNNKIADLSPLGQAGLINLEGLYVENNQLTTLNGLEGMAALKNLSIQNTTDHPSKITPNNRVTSFDPLRSLRNLETIWAANNQIATLDGLTEANNLLRLYVENNQLKTIAPLANKPRLEELSIMNQTIASLEALSTVPNLRVLYARNNQISSLAPLEKTLNLTVLDVGENQISDISPLKGLTAITGLDVSNQMIILSSVDYIAGKPLQLKNKVVSRDGQLFPPLTISPYGSYDATKGLFEWNLPKAHEGVSYIWESTDKAYLGNFSGTVVQPVKEVFLSETKLSWSKERIEKSMEKTIDIDDFQKTALPFYWQDVDAGNRLQFIVKKEGQEIQKLADETTTNSKTFKEKALLLPELTYGKQQLVVEVYDKGYKIDELALTVTVVGSVRFKTVPTAISFGNELQIASSTTQYPIVSMDQPLVIRDTRQTGNNWSLALTVTSDFKSESGATLPNILKFRTNHRLQDIPEGQSILVHNQVNGHQETNISDQWKENDQELLLSVPGGTAKAEEYEAKLTWHLMDVPDGSAK; this is encoded by the coding sequence ATGAAAAAAATGTGCATCTCCGCAGTTAGTGCCTTACTTTTGGGTAATAGTTTGCTACTTCCTGTAACAACTTTCGCCGAAACGACCGAAACAATTGCATCCTCCAGTGAAGAAAATGTTTCATCTGTTTCAGAAGAAAAGATTCCAGAAACTTCATCGGCAGAAGAGCAAAATTCAGCAACCAGTAGTTCGGAGATTCCCCAATCAGAAGAGTTAACGACTGTTGAAACAAGTGAAGAGCCGCCAAATGAAGCACTAGCGATAACGGAAGCACAACTGATGATGCCCCAATTATACGCAGGTGCTGTCTTAGATAAAGCGACGCCTATCAGTACACTATTTCCTGATCCAGCCTTTGCGGAAAATATCAGAAAACAGTTAAGCAAATCTCGGACCTCTAATACTGTCACCCAAGCAGAATTGGATAAATTGAATAAAGTTATTTTAGAAAATGTCGTTGTTTCTAATGTGGAAGGAGTTCAATACCTAAGAAACTTAGAAGAATTATCTTTTCAAGATTCACTCAATGTAACAGATTTGAGTCCTTTTGCTAAAGGTGAATTTAAGCTATTACGTTTTTTATATATGAGAAACAATAAAATAGCTGATCTTAGTCCGTTAGGTCAAGCAGGATTAATTAATTTAGAAGGCTTGTATGTTGAGAACAATCAATTAACGACATTAAATGGACTTGAAGGAATGGCTGCTTTAAAAAATTTAAGTATCCAAAATACGACAGATCATCCGTCAAAAATCACGCCGAATAATCGAGTAACTTCATTCGACCCGCTTCGTTCTCTTCGTAATTTAGAAACCATTTGGGCTGCCAATAATCAGATTGCTACTTTAGATGGGCTTACGGAAGCAAATAACCTACTCCGTCTTTATGTGGAAAATAATCAATTAAAAACAATTGCGCCCTTGGCGAATAAGCCACGTCTAGAAGAGTTGAGTATTATGAATCAAACGATTGCTAGTCTGGAAGCTTTAAGCACTGTTCCTAATCTGCGTGTACTGTATGCAAGAAACAATCAAATTTCTTCCTTGGCACCGTTAGAGAAAACACTCAATCTAACAGTTTTAGATGTGGGAGAAAATCAAATTTCAGATATCAGTCCGTTAAAAGGCTTAACGGCCATTACAGGGCTAGATGTATCTAATCAAATGATTATCTTATCTTCTGTCGATTATATTGCTGGGAAACCACTGCAATTAAAAAATAAGGTGGTATCTCGTGATGGTCAACTATTTCCACCGCTGACGATTAGCCCTTATGGAAGTTACGATGCCACAAAAGGACTGTTTGAATGGAATTTACCCAAAGCTCATGAAGGCGTTTCTTATATCTGGGAATCAACAGATAAAGCATACTTAGGGAACTTTTCTGGAACAGTCGTCCAACCTGTCAAAGAAGTTTTCTTAAGTGAAACGAAACTATCTTGGTCAAAAGAGCGTATAGAAAAGTCGATGGAAAAAACAATCGATATTGATGACTTTCAAAAAACAGCCCTGCCTTTTTATTGGCAAGATGTCGATGCTGGGAATAGATTACAATTTATTGTCAAAAAAGAGGGCCAAGAAATCCAGAAATTAGCAGATGAAACAACCACTAATTCTAAAACATTTAAGGAAAAAGCCTTGTTATTACCAGAACTAACTTATGGAAAACAGCAGTTGGTCGTGGAAGTCTATGATAAAGGCTACAAGATTGATGAATTAGCGCTAACAGTCACTGTGGTTGGCTCTGTCAGGTTCAAAACGGTACCCACAGCGATTTCCTTTGGGAATGAGCTGCAAATCGCTAGTAGCACGACCCAATATCCAATTGTTTCCATGGATCAACCATTAGTGATACGGGATACTCGTCAAACAGGGAATAATTGGTCGCTTGCACTAACCGTTACTTCTGATTTCAAATCTGAATCAGGTGCTACGTTGCCGAATATTTTAAAATTTAGAACCAACCATCGCTTACAGGACATTCCAGAAGGCCAATCGATTCTTGTTCACAACCAAGTCAATGGACATCAAGAAACAAATATTTCTGATCAATGGAAAGAAAATGACCAAGAGTTGTTATTATCTGTTCCTGGAGGGACGGCCAAAGCAGAAGAATACGAAGCAAAACTAACTTGGCACTTGATGGACGTACCTGATGGCAGTGCAAAATAG
- the elrR gene encoding Rgg family transcriptional regulator ElrR, with translation MEYRPLGEEIERIRKGKNIPLRVFDENGVSSRSYQRFVQGNSELRISDLAIIVEILSISPMEMTEKLTPMSKTVLAKEQFNQAIFSKNFQESSRIVADYRAYYDKSSFALGKQEVMYSMLALEYLFNPQTVVTKEEIIALENQILERLINADVYTIFNLKFIALQKNVGLQPFPTSLLFRVLQSVNEREIIDIRSLEIIEQVIIDFLFAAIVSQNVPHILHVLSMFKEYEVGENNWRMILWKKIAEKIEMILTNEEIFADWSIFKEQILLSITLFLPKAKQEFFAGQLEKIEDSLKEIKEN, from the coding sequence ATGGAATATCGGCCACTAGGTGAAGAAATTGAACGGATTCGTAAAGGGAAAAATATTCCTCTGCGTGTCTTTGATGAAAATGGTGTTTCTAGTCGAAGTTATCAACGCTTTGTCCAAGGAAATAGTGAATTGCGTATTTCGGATTTAGCCATTATTGTCGAAATCTTGTCTATTTCGCCGATGGAAATGACAGAAAAATTAACGCCAATGTCCAAAACGGTTTTAGCTAAGGAGCAGTTTAATCAAGCAATCTTTAGTAAAAATTTTCAAGAAAGTAGTCGAATCGTTGCAGATTATCGGGCGTATTATGATAAATCGTCTTTTGCTTTAGGAAAGCAAGAAGTAATGTATTCGATGTTGGCGTTGGAATATCTTTTTAACCCTCAAACGGTTGTGACAAAAGAGGAAATTATTGCATTAGAAAATCAGATTCTGGAACGATTAATTAATGCCGATGTGTATACTATTTTTAATTTGAAATTTATAGCATTACAAAAAAACGTTGGCTTGCAGCCGTTTCCAACTTCGTTACTTTTTCGTGTACTACAATCTGTCAATGAGCGGGAAATTATTGATATTCGCTCGCTAGAAATTATCGAGCAAGTAATTATTGATTTTTTATTTGCGGCGATTGTCAGCCAAAATGTTCCCCATATTCTTCATGTATTAAGCATGTTTAAAGAATATGAAGTGGGTGAAAATAACTGGCGAATGATCCTCTGGAAAAAAATAGCAGAAAAAATAGAAATGATTTTAACCAATGAAGAAATATTCGCAGATTGGTCAATCTTTAAAGAACAGATCCTTTTATCTATCACATTGTTTTTACCAAAAGCCAAACAAGAATTTTTTGCTGGGCAATTGGAAAAAATAGAGGATAGTTTAAAAGAAATAAAAGAAAACTAG